The Thermoflavifilum sp. genome contains a region encoding:
- a CDS encoding MBL fold metallo-hydrolase codes for MTEIHQFAFNPFQENTYLLINAQNECLIIDPGCYFPEEQQQFLNFIEKRQLKVVGLINTHAHLDHIFGNRLVYTRWKLKPAMHQAELPVLDAAPLSGQMYNIPFEPSPYPERFLTDEEEWLFGATSLRVIWTPGHSPGSICLYNEAERWLIGGDVLFRESIGRTDLPGGNFQTLETSIRQRLYVLPDDVVVYPGHGPTTTIGHEKQHNPFVRAITG; via the coding sequence ATGACCGAAATCCACCAGTTTGCTTTCAATCCTTTCCAGGAAAATACCTACCTCCTCATTAACGCACAAAACGAGTGTCTCATTATAGACCCCGGCTGTTATTTTCCCGAGGAGCAACAACAGTTTCTGAATTTTATCGAAAAACGACAATTAAAGGTTGTGGGGTTGATCAATACCCATGCTCATCTGGACCATATTTTCGGCAACCGACTGGTGTATACGCGTTGGAAGCTGAAACCGGCTATGCATCAGGCCGAATTACCCGTCCTCGATGCCGCACCGCTTTCCGGACAGATGTACAATATTCCATTCGAGCCTTCGCCTTATCCGGAACGATTCCTTACCGACGAAGAAGAATGGCTGTTTGGAGCCACGAGCCTGCGGGTGATCTGGACTCCGGGACATTCACCGGGCAGCATTTGCCTGTATAACGAAGCCGAAAGATGGCTGATCGGCGGAGATGTGTTGTTTCGCGAAAGCATCGGCCGCACCGATTTACCGGGCGGAAATTTCCAAACACTCGAAACCAGCATTCGCCAGCGCCTGTACGTGCTTCCCGACGATGTGGTGGTTTATCCCGGGCATGGACCCACAACCACTATCGGCCATGAAAAACAACACAATCCCTTTGTACGCGCAATAACCGGATAA